The Archangium primigenium genomic interval CCGGGGAGGACGTGCTCCCTCCCTGAGGAAGGGAGCCGCGCGTGCCCATTCCGTCCACGCGGACGGACTCCTATGCTCGGCCGGGTGAGCCTCCAGACGCCTCCCGGTGCCGGGTACGAAGAGGAACTGCACTGCGCCCTCGCTGAGGGGCTCGTGTCGCGCGACGAGGTGGAGTCCCTGCGCGCCGAGGCCCTCCGGCTCCAGCGCAGCCCCCTGGAATTGCTGCTCGAGCGGGGCCAGCTCTCCCCGGACAGCCTCCTGTCCCTGCGCGGCCGGGCCTCGCCCTTCGAGGCCCCCGCCACCCAGCGCCCCGGCGCGCCGCCGCCCCCGCCGTCCGCCGAGCCCGCCTTCCCCCTGCCCGGCTGGGAGCGCTACCAGCCCGTGCGCTTCCTCGGCCAGGGCGGCATGGGCCAGGTGTTCCTCGCGTATGACCCGCGCCTGCGCCGCAACGTGGCCCTCAAGTTCGTGCGCGATGGCGACCCGCAGCTCGCCCAGCGCTTCCTGTCCGAGGCGCGCGCCCAGGCCCGGGTGCGCCACGAGCGGGTGTGCGAGCTGTACGAAGTGGGGGAGATCCACGGCCGGGCCTTCATCGCCATGCGCTACGTGGAGGGGCGCCACCTCGGGCAGCTCGCCCGGGAGCTGACGCTGGAGCAGAAGCTCTCCGTCATGCGGGACGTGGCCGAGGGCGTGCACGCCGCCCACCACGCGGGCCTCATCCACCGCGACCTCAAGCCCTCCAACATCCTCGTGGAGCGGCGCGAGGACGGCACGCTCAAGCCCTACATCATGGACTTCGGCCTGGCGCGCGACTGGCACGAGGAGCACACCGCCTCGGGCGACGTGCTCGGCACGCCCCACTACATGGCGCCCGAGCAGGCCCGGGGCGAGGTGGGCCGACTGGACCGGCGCGTGGACGTCTACAGCCTGGGCGCCACCCTGCACCACGTGCTCGCCGGCACCCCGCCCTTCCTGGGCCACAACGCCCTGGAGCTGCTCACCGTCATCCAGACCCAGGAGGCCCCCGCCCTGCGCGTGTCCCACCCGGACATCCCCGTGGACGTGGAGGCCATCGTCCTCAAGTGCCTGGAGAAGGACCGCTCGGCCCGCTACGACTCGGCGCGCGCCCTGGGCGAGGACCTGGAGCGCTACCTGTCCGGCGAGCCCGTGCGCGCGCGCCGCGCGGGGCCCGGCTACCGGCTGCGCAAGCGGCTCAAGAAGCACCGGGGGCTCGTGGCCCTGGGCACCACCGCCGCCGTGGGCCTGGGGCTCGCGCTCGGCCAGGCCGCGCTCACGCGCCACCAGGTGGCCACCCGCGAGCGCCTCGCCCGCCAGTTCACCGAGCGCGTGGAGCGCCTGGAGGCCCAGGCCCGCTACTCCGCCCTGGCCCCCCTGCACGACATCCGCCCGGACCAGCGCGCCCTGCGCGAGGACATGCGCGCCCTGGAGGCGGACATCCACGAGCAGGGCGGCGCCGCGCGGGCCCCGGGCCAGTACGCGCTCGGCCGCGCCCTGCTCGCCCTGGGAGACCCCTCCGGGGCCCTCGAGCGGCTCGAGGCCGCGTGGCGCGAGGGCTACCAGGAGCCCCGCGCCGCCCACGCGCTCGCGCTCGCGCTCGGCCAGCTCTACCAGCAGGGGCTGCCCGAGGTGGAGTGGGTGAAGGATCCCGTGCAGCGCGAGGCCCGCCGGCGCGAGCTGGAGCGGCGCTACCGCGACCCGGCCCTCGGCTACCTGCGCCAGAGCGGGGGCGCCGGGGTGTCCTTGTCCGGCCATGGCGCGGCGCTCCTGGCCTTCTACGAGGGGGACCACACGCGCGCCCTGGCCCAGCTGGACGCGCTGGGCCCCGTGCCCTCCTGGCTCCACGAGGTGCCCCTGCTGCGCGGCGACGTGCTCCAGGCCCGGGCCTGGACCCACCGCAACGCCGGGCGGCGCGCCGAGGCGCTCGCGGACCTGGAGGCCGCCCGCGCCGCCTACACCGCCGCGGCCACCATCGGCGAGAGCGACCCCGCGGTGCCCACCGCCCTGGGCACGCTGGAGCTGGGCGCGCTCGTGCTGGAGCTCTACGGCCCGGGCGACGTGCGCACGCCCTACACCCGGGGGCTCGAGGCCATCACCCGGGCCCTCACCGCCTCCCCCGAGCACCCCACGGCGCGGCTGGTGCGCGCGCGGCTGCACCGCCGCATGGGCGAGGCCCTGCTGCAACAGGGCGGCGACGTGCTGCCGCTCGCCCAACAGGCCGCCGTCGAGGCGCGCGCCGTGCTCGCCCTCGCCCCGGCGCACTCGCTGGCCTGGCGCGAGCTCGCGCGCGACCTGCGCCTGGAGGCGCGCTACCGCCAGGAGCACGGCGAGAACCCCGCCGAGTCCCTGCGCGCGGCGCGCGAGGCCTTCGAGCGCGTGGCCCCGGTGGACCGCGACTACGGCTTCCACACGGAGCTCGGCCACCTGCTGAAGATCTCCGCCGACGCCGAGGAGCAGCGCGGAGGCGATGCCCTCGCCGCGCGGCGGGGGGCGCTCGACGCCTACCGGGCCGCCATCGCGCTGGACCCCGGGCTCGTGGACGCGTGGCTCAACCTGGGCACCGTGCTGTACCAGCGCGCCACGAGCCCCCACGCGCCGGACGCGGACGGGGACCTGGACGAGGCCGAGCGGACCTTCGCGCGGGCCCGGCGCCTGGATCCGGCCCACGTGGTGGCCGTCTACTACGGCGGCCAGGTGCACGAGTGGCGCGCGCGCCGGAGCCTCAACCGCGGCGGCGTCCCGGACGCGGAGCTGGAGCGGGCCCTGGCCCTGTACCGCCAGGGCCAGGCGCTCAACGGCAAGCTGCCCCAGTTCCCCAACACCCTGGGCGGCGCGCTCCTGTGGAAGGCGGAGCTGGCGTGGGAGGCGGGAGGGGAGCCGGGCGCCGCGCTCGACGAGGCCCGCGCCTGCTTCGAGAAGGCCCGCGCGCTCGCGCCCCAGCAGGGCTTCGCGGACAACAACCTGGGCGAGTGGCACGCCCAGCGCGCGCTCCTGCTCCTGCGGCGCGGCGAGGATCCCACGCCCAGCGCCCGGGCCGCCCTGGACGCCTATGCCCAGGCCCTCGCGCGCCTGCCCAAACAGGCCCAGCTCCAGGCGAACCCCGCCAAGGTGCACCACACCCTGGCGCTCTGGGCGCTGCGGCGGGGGGAAGACCCTTCCGCCGAGCTGGAGCGGGCCACGCGCGCCCTGGACGCGGCGCTCGCGCTGCGCCCCGGCATGGGCTACGCGCTGCGCTACCAGGGCGAGGTGGAGTCCGTGCGGGCCCGTTGGCTCGCGCACGGGGGCCGGGCCCAGGAGGCCGACTTCGAGCGCGCCGCGCGGGCCTTCGCGCGCGCCCTGGAGGCCGACCCCGAGTGGCCCGAGTACCGCCTGGCCGCGGCGCTCCACCAGGGCGAGTGGGCCGCGTGGCGCACGAGCCGGGGAGACGACGCGCGCCCCGTGCTCGACGAGGGGCTGCGCCAGCTCGAGGGGGCCCTGGCCGCGCGGCCCACCTGGGCCCGGGCGCGGGCCGCGCGGGCCGGGCTGCTGCGGGCCCGGGCCGAGCTGCCCTCCACCTCCCCGGCCGAGCGGGAGGCGGGGCGGCGCGAGGCGCGCGAGGCGCTGGAGCAGGCCCTCGCGCACAACCCCCACCTCACGGCGGAGGACGGTACCCGGCTCAGCGCCCGTTGAACCGGCTCAGAACTCCGTGGTGACGTCCAGGCCACCCCCGAGCGTCCCCGGCGGCTCGGGGTCGTGATGGGGAGGCGTGCACCCCCCCTCCGGCCGCGCCTGGAAGTAGTAGCGCCGGGTGGTCACCGTGCTCGTCACCATCGGATCCTGCGAGTTGCTGAGCGGCGAGCTGCCGTCGAGGTCGAACGAGGAGCGCGAGAAGGGCGTCCCGTCGGTGAAGACGACACACACCTTGTCCGTGCGGCCATCGAGCACGAAGTCCACCGTGTCGCCCGGGCGGACCACCGGCGGGTCGGGGTTGTAGGTGATGTCGCTCGGGCCAATGGTGACGGTTTGATTTGCCATGGATGTCTGCCTTTCTGACCCCCCGCCATAGCAACCCACGACGCCGTGCGCCATGGACGGCGTGTCCAAGAACCCACGCCATTGACGTGCCCTGACATGTCAATGGCGTGTCAACGCTCAGCGCAGGTCCAACCCCAGCTCCCGCACGCGCCGCTGCAGGCCGCGCCGGGACACCTCCAGCCGGCGCGTCATCTCGTCCAGGTTGCCCGCGCACTCGTGGAAGCACCGGGAGATCTCCTCCACGGTGAGGTCGCCCGCGGTGCGCAGGCTCGTGCTCTTGTCGATGAGCACGTAGAGCGAGGGCCGGGTGATGCCCAGGCGCAGGGCGGCGGCCTTGAGGTCCCACCCGCTGGCGCGCAGGGCCTCGACCAGCTCGGTGTCCGTCACCTCCGAGGGCTTGCGGCGCGGCTCGGGCTCGGGCGCGGCGGCGCGCTCGGGCTCCCGGGAGGACTCCCTCGCGGACTCCCGGCCGCTCGGCGCCTCGGCCTCGCCGGAGACGAGGCCCGCGTCCAGCTCCCGCTCCAGGCGCGGCGTGGCCTTGAGCGCCCCCTGCCCCCGGCTGCCGATGACGAGCTGGCGCGCCAGGTTGCGCAGCTGCCGCACGTTGCCAGGCCAGCCGAAGCGCACCAGCCGCACCGCCAGCGCCGAGGGCAGCCAGGGCTCGGCCGCCGAGGAGCGTGACTCCAGCCGGTGGCCGTCCCCGAGCGCCTCGGCCTCCTGCCGGGCGAAGTGCTGGAAGAGCAGGCCAATGTCCTCGCGGCGCTCGCGCAGGGGCGGCACCTGCACCTCGTACCCGGCCAGCCGGTGCAACAGCGGCGCCTTGAACACGCCCTGGCGGATGCGCTCCTCCAGGTCCGCGTCCGTGGCGGTGATGAGGCGCACGTCCACGGCCACCGGCGAGTGCCCGCCCACCGGGTACACCTCGCTCGTCTCCAGCACCCGCAGCAGCATGACCTGGACCTCGGGGGGCGCCTCGCCCACCTCGTCCAGGAAGAGCGTGCCGCCGTGCGCGGCGCGGAAGAAGCCCTCGCGCTCCTGGGTGGCGCCCGTGTACGCGCCCCGGCGCGCGCCGAACAGCTCCGCGGCGGCGAGCTCCTTGGGAATGGCGCCCAGGTTCACGCTCACGAAGGGCCCCTGGCGCCGGGGGCTGCGTTGATGGATGGCCCGCGCCACCAGCTCCTTGCCCGAGCCCGTCTCGCCCCGCACCAGCACGGGCACCTTCAGGTCCGCCACCCGCACCACGTCCTCGCGCACCCGGCGCATGCCCGCGCCATGGCCCACCATGCCCAGGTCGTCCGCGCCCGCCCCGTCGCTCGCGGGCGTCAGGTGCAGCAGCAGCACCACCCGCTCGGCGAGCACCAGCGACACCCCCACCGCCAGCTCCTCGGGGCCGAACTCCCGGCTGCCCGTGAGCGGCGCGTCCTCCACCCACACCTGGGTGCCGCCCGGCTCCACGCGCAGTCGCACCCGGCCTTCCCCCACGCCCTCGAACACCAGGGGCTTGCGGCTCAAGAAGGTGTCCGCGAGCGGCAGGCCCAGCGTGGCCCCCGGCGGCAC includes:
- a CDS encoding serine/threonine-protein kinase; its protein translation is MLGRVSLQTPPGAGYEEELHCALAEGLVSRDEVESLRAEALRLQRSPLELLLERGQLSPDSLLSLRGRASPFEAPATQRPGAPPPPPSAEPAFPLPGWERYQPVRFLGQGGMGQVFLAYDPRLRRNVALKFVRDGDPQLAQRFLSEARAQARVRHERVCELYEVGEIHGRAFIAMRYVEGRHLGQLARELTLEQKLSVMRDVAEGVHAAHHAGLIHRDLKPSNILVERREDGTLKPYIMDFGLARDWHEEHTASGDVLGTPHYMAPEQARGEVGRLDRRVDVYSLGATLHHVLAGTPPFLGHNALELLTVIQTQEAPALRVSHPDIPVDVEAIVLKCLEKDRSARYDSARALGEDLERYLSGEPVRARRAGPGYRLRKRLKKHRGLVALGTTAAVGLGLALGQAALTRHQVATRERLARQFTERVERLEAQARYSALAPLHDIRPDQRALREDMRALEADIHEQGGAARAPGQYALGRALLALGDPSGALERLEAAWREGYQEPRAAHALALALGQLYQQGLPEVEWVKDPVQREARRRELERRYRDPALGYLRQSGGAGVSLSGHGAALLAFYEGDHTRALAQLDALGPVPSWLHEVPLLRGDVLQARAWTHRNAGRRAEALADLEAARAAYTAAATIGESDPAVPTALGTLELGALVLELYGPGDVRTPYTRGLEAITRALTASPEHPTARLVRARLHRRMGEALLQQGGDVLPLAQQAAVEARAVLALAPAHSLAWRELARDLRLEARYRQEHGENPAESLRAAREAFERVAPVDRDYGFHTELGHLLKISADAEEQRGGDALAARRGALDAYRAAIALDPGLVDAWLNLGTVLYQRATSPHAPDADGDLDEAERTFARARRLDPAHVVAVYYGGQVHEWRARRSLNRGGVPDAELERALALYRQGQALNGKLPQFPNTLGGALLWKAELAWEAGGEPGAALDEARACFEKARALAPQQGFADNNLGEWHAQRALLLLRRGEDPTPSARAALDAYAQALARLPKQAQLQANPAKVHHTLALWALRRGEDPSAELERATRALDAALALRPGMGYALRYQGEVESVRARWLAHGGRAQEADFERAARAFARALEADPEWPEYRLAAALHQGEWAAWRTSRGDDARPVLDEGLRQLEGALAARPTWARARAARAGLLRARAELPSTSPAEREAGRREAREALEQALAHNPHLTAEDGTRLSAR
- a CDS encoding sigma 54-interacting transcriptional regulator yields the protein MKDQPFTDISTAATPRRERPEPSRPTPCLTIVSHPSPMRAGERLVLGALLSVGSVAVSRVGPDFVPPGATLGLPLADTFLSRKPLVFEGVGEGRVRLRVEPGGTQVWVEDAPLTGSREFGPEELAVGVSLVLAERVVLLLHLTPASDGAGADDLGMVGHGAGMRRVREDVVRVADLKVPVLVRGETGSGKELVARAIHQRSPRRQGPFVSVNLGAIPKELAAAELFGARRGAYTGATQEREGFFRAAHGGTLFLDEVGEAPPEVQVMLLRVLETSEVYPVGGHSPVAVDVRLITATDADLEERIRQGVFKAPLLHRLAGYEVQVPPLRERREDIGLLFQHFARQEAEALGDGHRLESRSSAAEPWLPSALAVRLVRFGWPGNVRQLRNLARQLVIGSRGQGALKATPRLERELDAGLVSGEAEAPSGRESARESSREPERAAAPEPEPRRKPSEVTDTELVEALRASGWDLKAAALRLGITRPSLYVLIDKSTSLRTAGDLTVEEISRCFHECAGNLDEMTRRLEVSRRGLQRRVRELGLDLR